The Prunus dulcis unplaced genomic scaffold, ALMONDv2, whole genome shotgun sequence genomic sequence ttttcacttactCTTTagcttttattgtttttattttttgcacaAATACTCTTTagcattttagtttttagaaaattagatTGTCGTATGaagatttaaaatttaattaaaatttttttttcaataagcCTTGGGGGTTAGATATAAAATTTTGGTGttggtttagtttttttaattattatttttttaatgttggtTCTTAGTTAGACacattattttgaaaatatagtCAAGTTCAAAATGGTAcgtatatttatatttatatgcataTTAATGTACTTGCGAAAATATGATGGATCTGCTCATCTAATTACATGACCTACCATTTTGTCCTAATGTATATATGCAAAAAATTTGTTAGAAGAAAAAGCAAGGctataatatattattgaaGGTTGAactcaaaattcaatttaatgcTCAgatttaaagaaacaaaaaaaaaaaaaaatcttattcaAGAATGAAAATCTAATTATCATTTATTCAATTTACTTTTTCTGAAAATATGTGTCTATATTGCTTGGATGTCTCAGTCCCCTAAAATGCGAGTCAAACTGAAGAGATCTTGGCCCGACGTGGAAAGTGGCAATGATACAAGGTTTTGGGAAGGCGAATGGAACAAACATGGTACATGTTCGGAAGGTTCACTTAACCAAATGCAATACTTCGAGCGATCCCACGAAATGTGGTACTCGTTCAATATTACAGAAATCCTTAAAAACGCTTCAATCGTACCACATCCGACACAAACATGGAAGTACTCAGACATAGTAGCACCCATTAAAACAGCAACTAAAAGAACACCCGTCCTTCGTTGCAAACCTGATCCAGCACAGAATAAGAGCGGGCCGAAGACTCAGTTGTTACATGAAGTGGTATTTTGTTATGAATATCATGCGTTAAAGCAGATTGACTGTAATCGAACAGCAGGATGCTGGAATAACGTCGACATTAAGTTCCAATAAAATTATATCTAGCTTTCTAAGTGATAATAATATGGTTTGCAAGGTACTAGTgtgataaaaacaaaatgaaggaTTGCACTTACTAGTTGGGAAGCCTGccttttatttcttctgtttttgctCGGTAAACTATTACTATTGATTTCTATTAGACTCTCTACACGCTCTTCTATACATGCAATCGGCTTTTT encodes the following:
- the LOC117613497 gene encoding ribonuclease MC-like, yielding MAMLKSSPAFLLVAFAFFLCFIMSTGSYVYFQFVQQWPPTNCRVRIKRPCSNPRPLQYFTIHGLWPSNYSNPTKPSNCNGSQFNFTKVSPKMRVKLKRSWPDVESGNDTRFWEGEWNKHGTCSEGSLNQMQYFERSHEMWYSFNITEILKNASIVPHPTQTWKYSDIVAPIKTATKRTPVLRCKPDPAQNKSGPKTQLLHEVVFCYEYHALKQIDCNRTAGCWNNVDIKFQ